In Deltaproteobacteria bacterium, the sequence CTCGAGCGCGATGAGCCGGTGACGCGGCTGCGCGTCGAGCAACGCGACCACGTGGGGGCTACGCACGCGCGCGAGCGTGCGCGCCTCGTCGAAGAACCGCGCATGCAGCACCCGTCCGGCACCGGCGCGGGCGTCGACCTCGAGCAGGCGCTTGATCGCGACCTCGCGTCCGACGTGGCGATCGTAGGCCTGGTAGACCACCGCGTGACGGCCACGTCCGAGCGGTCGCGCGAGCTCGTAGCGCGCGAGGCCGAAGGCGTCCTGGCCCTCGAGCTCCTCGAGGCCATCGAGCAGCGACAGGCCGCGGGCGGTCTGCGGCGTGGGCACGCCGCGGCGTGCGAGCGCCTGGGTCGCGAGCTGCCAGCCCCGCAGCGCGCGGCGATGATCGATGTCGAGCGCGAGCACGGCCTCGAAGTGGCGCAGCGCCGCGTCGGCGTCGCCCTGCTCGAGCAGCTGCTCACCGAGCATGAGGTTGGTACGCGCGTGGATGCCCCCGCGGACCCACCGCGTGGCCTCGGTCTGCGGCAGCGACAACACCCCCTGCAGCAGCGCGACGCCGAGCTCGGCGTCGATGGCGTCGAGGAGCTCGCGCGCGAGCATCAGCGCGAGCTCCGGCTGCGGCGCCGCGCGCAGCCGGGTGGCCATCGCGACCATGGCCCCGCGCAGGAAGCCCGCGTGGCTGAGTGCGCGCAGCTCGGGCTCGAGCGCGGCGCTCGGCTGCTCGCGCGCGAGCGCGTCGGTGAACGCGGCCAGTCGTGCGACCTCCTGCGGCCGCGCGGCGCCGTCGGCGAAGCGGGCGACGATGGCGTCCGCCGCCGGCAGCAGCGGGTGCCCGACGGTGCCGCCGAGCATGCGATCGACCCACGCGAGGCTCATCCGATCACCTCGAGCGAAAGCGGCGCGTCGCGCAGCGCGATGCGATCGCCGCGCAGGAGATCGATGCAGGCACCGGGCTCGAGCGGCTCGCCGTCGAGGTCGACGCGCAGGCCCGAGCGGAAGTCGAGCGCCACGCGATTGGCCTCGAACAACACCCGCGCGGGCACGGCGATGTCGCGGCCCAGCCACAGCGGCCCGCCCTGCGGCAGCCACACCAGCTGCACCGGATCACCCGCGCGCGTCACGATCGCGCCGTGGTCGTGTCCGTCGGTGGTGCGCAGCGGCGTGATCTCGAGCTCGGCGTGGCTGCCGAGCGCGAGCAAGGCGGTCTGCCCCAGCTCGAACGGCTCGCCGGCGATGAGCGGCTCGCCGTCGACGAAGCTGCCGGCGCGGCTGCCCAGATCGATCGCGACCACCCGCGTGCGCTCGCCGCTGGCGTCGAGCCGCAGCGCGACGTGGTGGCGCGACAGCGAGGCGCCGCCGAGCGTGAGCGAGGCATCGGGCGCGCGGCCGATCACCAGCGACAGCGCACCGTCGAGGCGGGTGCGTCGCTCGCCACCCCAGCGCAGGTCGACCCGTAGGCCGCGGACCATCGCGCGCTCGAGTCGTTCGAGCCGCGCGAGCAGGGGCGCCCGCACCACGCCGTCGCGGCGGCGCTCGCCGTCGGTCTGCTCGCGCAGCAGCGCGAAGGCCTGCGCGCGGCGGCCACTGGCGAGCGCGCGGTCGACCTCGCGCTCGAGCGCGCGGGCGGCCTCGTCGCGCTGCTCCTGGTGCTCGAGCACCGCCAGCACCAGCTCGAGTCGGGCGATCTCGCCGCCGCGCTCGTAGGCCGCGGCCGCCCGCACCAGCAGGCCCAGCTCCTCGTAGAGCTCGCCGGCGCGGGCGCCCTCGTCGGCGTCGTCGAGCGCGCGGGCGGCCTCGAGCTTGTGCGCACGCGCCGACGCGGGATCGTCGATGACGTCGGCTTCGGTCAGCAGCGCCTCGGCGAGCGCGAGGTGGAGCAGTCGTGATTCGGGCGTGGCGGCGGGGTGCCGCGCGCAGCCCTCGCGCAGCACGTCGATGCGTTCACCGCGATCGCGCAGGGTCCGTGCGGTCTCGAGGCGCAGCAACGCGGCCTGGGCGTGCTCGCCGGCGTACTCGAACACGCGCGCCGCCTCGAGCAGCTCGCCGGCTTCCTCGAGCGCGATCGCAGCGCGCAGATCGGGGCGCAGCGTCGCGCGACGTCGCAACCATCCACGGCCACCGCCGGAGCCGCCCTCGTCCATCACCGCTGCACGCCTGGGCGCCCTCACCATCGTCGTCCCATCCCGGCCGCCGGCGGCCCGACGGCAGCGGGGCCAGCTTTGGGGTTCCTCGCAAGCCTAGCAGGCAAACCGCCGTGCCCGACGACCCTCGCGCCAGGCCCCCCCTCGCACGCGGTCGGTCGCCGGCCTTCGACCTGGTATGCTGCGCCCGCAGATGCCGCAGACCTTGCTCGAGCCGGTGGCCGCAGGCCAGACGCGCTTCCGCATGCAAGGGCTTTCGTCCGACGCACGCGGCATCGCCATCGGCCGCGAAGTGCTGGTCGTATTGCCCTCGCTCGACGCCCTGGTGTCCTTCCTCGGCGCCTACAGCGACGAGGCCAGCCTCGACGATCTGCTGCCGACGATGACACTCGAGCAGGCGCGCCGTCAGGGCGGTGGGCACGCGACGCTGGTGCGCTGCAACAGCAGCGATGGCTACGCGGTCGATCGCCTCGCGCGGCTGGCCGTGGCCGCCCGTGGCGCGCTGTACACCGGCGGCGGCACCACCTTCGTGCGCTGGCGCGATCGCGAGGCGCCGTTCGGCTACGACCTCGCCGAGGTGATCCAGCCCGGGCGCGACGAGCTGGTCGTGATCGATCTCGATTTCGTCGCGCACTACGGCACCACCCACCGCATGGATCCGGTCGAGCTGATCCAGCGGCTCGAGCTGCGTGCGGTGCCGATTCCACTCGGCGGGGTCTCGCGCGACCCCGAGCTGTGCGGGCTCAAGGAGATGGCACTCGTGCTCGCCGCGCCGTCACTGGCCCAGCGGGTGTTGCGGTACCTGTGGCGGCTCGAGGTCGCGATGGCGGGCTACTACGTGCGGCTCGCCGGCGATGCCCAGGCCTCGCTGCTGCTGCGACTGCGACAGCCGCGGGCGCGCGTGGTCGACGTGCTCGCGGGCGTGCCCGGCATCGAGCTGCTGGCGCCGGTGTCGGGCCGCGCCGCCGTCGAGATCGGCTGGCGCCACCCGATCCAGCTCGCGACCGCACAGAGCTGCCTGCCCGGCGACGAGATGTTCCTCTTCCGCGGCACCGTCGGCCGCGTCGAGCGACTCGACGGTCCGCCGCGCTTCATCGATGGTCGCCACCTGGTCGAGTCGAGCGTCGCCGGGCGGCTGCGCGACATCGGTCAGCTGCGCGACGCGGAGCTCGAGCCGCTGCGGGTCGAGCTCCGCATGCGTCGGGCCCAGCTGGCCCGCGAGCCCCGTGCGGTGGTGATCGCGTGGGACCAGGTCAAGCTGCTGCGCCACCTGGTCTACATGCTGCCGCCCGCGGCGCTGGCCGCCGCGCGGCTGGTGCCGCTGGATGCCGGCGTGGTCGTGCTCGCGAGCGCCGGCTCGCTCGGTCGCAACGCGCCGTCGGCCGCCGGTCTCGGCGCGGGCGTGTTGCTGCCGCTGGGCCAGCGGCTCGGCGAGGTCGCGCCCGGCGTGCTGGTGCCCGACGGCCACGAGCTGTGGCCGCGCGTGCGACCACAGCTGCTGCGCGCGTTGCTGGGTCTGGGCCCCGAGGATCACGCGCTGTACCTGTCGCCGGTCGCCGATCCGATCCGCGTGCGACCCGAGCAGCTGCGGCCGCTCGACGCCGCGCTGATCGGTCGGCTGACGCTCGACGAGCCGTCGCTGGTGACGCCCGAGATGCCCGCCGTGGGGCCCGGCGTGGTTCGCAACCAACGCCTGGGCCGCTTCGCGCTGTGGGGCTTCGGCGGCGAACCGCCGGCCTCGCCGCGTCGCGCCGAGGACGGCGAGGGCGAGCCGTGAGCCGCGAGCTCGGCATTTTCGTCGAAGACTTCGTGGTGCCGCTGCTGGGCGGCGGTGACGTGTGGGTCGGCCGCCCGCTGCGGCCGCGCGATCGCGACGAGTGGGCCCGCGCGCTCGGCCCCCGCTCGGCGCCGGCGCTGCAGTACTGGCGACTGCGGCGCGCGCAGCTGCTGGTCGCCAATCCCTCGCTGCCCGAACCCGACGCCGACGAGCTGGGCCTCTGGCTCGGGCTGCACAACCTCCTGGTCTTCGATCACCCCGATCGCGCGCGGGTGTGGACGCGTGCGACCACGTGGCGACGCCTCGAGGGCGCGACGCGGACGCTGCTCACGTTGCCGCAGCCGGACGACGTCGGCGAGCTGGTCGCGCGCCACGTCACCGTCGGCGCCTTCGTCGAGCTGCTGCGGGCCGAGCTGGTGCTGTCGACCCCGGTCGGCGAGCTGCGGGCGCTCGCGGTCGAGCCGGCCGGTCGCAGGCGATTGCGCGGCACGGTTGCGAACGCCCGCGAGCGCGCGGTGCCGTGGTTGCCCGCCAACCACGCGCCGGAGACCGAGCGCCTCGTGCACGACGCACTGCGGGTGTCACCGCTGACGTGTCTGCTGCGACCGACGATGGCGCCGCCCGGCTGGACGCCGCTGCACTGCGGCGCGCTGCTGCAGGACCGGGGGCTCGCACGGGCGGTGTGCCACGCGTGGGCGCAACAGAAGGACTGGACCCGCCACGGCGGCGCCGTGATGTCGGCCCTGTTGCCGTCGCTGCCCGGCGCCGCGGCCCCGCCCCATGTGATCTCGGGCGCCCAGCTGGCGCTGCCCGGTGCGGTGGTGGCCTGCGAGCCCGCCGATCTCGCCGCGCTGGTCGGCGCGCTCATCCACCTGCACCTGCTCAAGGTGCTCGAGCTCGACACGCGGGTCGGGCTCGCGCTGGGCAGCCGCGACCCCGGCATCCTGGCCTTCTTGGCGCTGCCGCTGCTGCTGCCGGCGGTGGCCGAGGTGACCGGGCTGCCGATGTCGATGTCGACCGACACCGGCCCGACCGCTGCCATCGCGCGCCGCTGGACCGAGTACGTCGATCACCTCGAGGAGCTGGTGCCCCGCAGCGTGGTCGAGAATCTACTATCCACCCTGGTTCCCCGCATCGTAAAACCGTCGTGAGCATGCAGGACCCCCCCATCGCGCGCCCGTCCGTCTCGATCCCGGAGCTCGCGCGGCGGCTACAGGACGGCGCTCGTCAGCTCGAGGCGCAGTTCCTCGGCAAAGAAGAGATCATCCGCCTGCTGTTCGTCAGCGCGCTCGCGGGCGAGCACCTCGTGATGGTCGGCCCGCCCGGCACGGCCAAGAGCGCGCTCATCCGCCAGTTCGCGCAGGTCATCGAGGCCCGCTACTTCGAC encodes:
- a CDS encoding FHA domain-containing protein, producing MVRAPRRAAVMDEGGSGGGRGWLRRRATLRPDLRAAIALEEAGELLEAARVFEYAGEHAQAALLRLETARTLRDRGERIDVLREGCARHPAATPESRLLHLALAEALLTEADVIDDPASARAHKLEAARALDDADEGARAGELYEELGLLVRAAAAYERGGEIARLELVLAVLEHQEQRDEAARALEREVDRALASGRRAQAFALLREQTDGERRRDGVVRAPLLARLERLERAMVRGLRVDLRWGGERRTRLDGALSLVIGRAPDASLTLGGASLSRHHVALRLDASGERTRVVAIDLGSRAGSFVDGEPLIAGEPFELGQTALLALGSHAELEITPLRTTDGHDHGAIVTRAGDPVQLVWLPQGGPLWLGRDIAVPARVLFEANRVALDFRSGLRVDLDGEPLEPGACIDLLRGDRIALRDAPLSLEVIG
- a CDS encoding serine/threonine protein kinase, whose product is MSLAWVDRMLGGTVGHPLLPAADAIVARFADGAARPQEVARLAAFTDALAREQPSAALEPELRALSHAGFLRGAMVAMATRLRAAPQPELALMLARELLDAIDAELGVALLQGVLSLPQTEATRWVRGGIHARTNLMLGEQLLEQGDADAALRHFEAVLALDIDHRRALRGWQLATQALARRGVPTPQTARGLSLLDGLEELEGQDAFGLARYELARPLGRGRHAVVYQAYDRHVGREVAIKRLLEVDARAGAGRVLHARFFDEARTLARVRSPHVVALLDAQPRHRLIALELCRGGNLRLALRRGLVGPADLPRVAGELRAALEAVHAAGAVHRDVKPANILVRTAFRGSQIALADFGVALAQSPAAAPGAGAGPSAGPTAAAAPAGTLRYLAPELRRGQVRASPASDRFSAGVVLLEMLLYPAALPDALDRIDDDLDATALIPDDAPSATRNMLSSLLAGDPDARTW